ttcggggttatgcattagagacagctgcattcacgttaaaagggcaccatataaatctgttgagacgacaccgtatgaactatggtttagcaagaaacctaagctgtcgtttcttaaagtttggggttgtgatgattatgtgaaaaagtttcatcctgataagctcaaacccaaatcagagaagtgcgtcttcataggatacccaaaggaaactgttgggtacaccttctatcacatatccgaaggtaagacattcgttgccaagaatggatcctttctagagaaggagtttctctcgaaagaagtgagtgggaggaaagtagaacttgatgaggtaactgtacctgctcccttattggaaagtaattcatcacagaaaccggttcttgtgacacctataccaattagtgtggaagctaatgatatcgatcatgaaacttcagatcaagttactactgaacctcgtaggtcaaccagagtaagatccgcaccagagtggtacagtaatcctattctggaggtcatgttacttgaccaaggtgaagctacaaactatgaagaagcgatggtgagcccagattccgcaaaatggcttgaggccatgaaatctgagataggatccatgtatgagaacaaagtgtggactttgattgacttgcccgatgatcggcaggccatagagaataaaatggatcttcaagaggaagacggacgctgatagtagtgtcactatctacaaagctcgaattgtcgcaaaaggttttcgacaagttcaaggtgttggctACGATGAGTTTtactcactcgtagcgatgcttaagtctgtctgaatcatgttatgaaatctggcaaatggataaacaaaactgcattccttaatggatttcttaaagaagagttatatatgatgcaacaagaaggttttgtcaatcctaaaggtgctaacaaaatatgcaagctccagcgatccatctatggactggtgcaagcatctcggagttggaatatacgctttgataggttgatcaaagcatatggttttatacagacttacggttaagcctgtatttacaagaaagtaagtgggagcacaacaacatttctgataagtatatgtgaatgacatattgttgatcagaaataatgtagaattttctggaaagcataaaggagtatttgaaaggagtttttcaaataaagacctcggtgaagctgcttacatattgagcatcaagatctgtagagatagatcaagacgcttgataagtttttttttcaatgagtacataccttgacaagattttgaagtagttcaaaatggaacaatcaaagaaagagttcttacctgtgttacaaggtgtgaaattgagtaagactcaaagcccgaccacggcagaagatagaaagagaatgaaagtcattccctatgcctcagccataggtactataaagtatgccatactgtgtaccagatctattgtataccctacattgtttagcaagggagtacaatagtgatctaggagtagatcactggacagcggtcaaaattatccttagtggaataaggatatgtttctcgattatggaggtgacaaaaggttcttcgtaaagggttacgtcgatgcaagttttgacactgagctagatgactctaagtcttaatctggatacatattgaaagtgggagcaattagctagagtagctccgtgcagagcattattgacataaaaatttgcaaaatacatatggatctgaatgtggcagacccgttgactaaacttctctcacaaacaaaacatgatcacaccttagtactcttgggtgttaatcacatagcgatgtgaactagattattgactctagtaaaccctttgggtgttggtcacatgacgatgtgaactatgggtgttaatcacatggtgatgtgaactattggtgttatatcacatggcgatgtgaactagattattgactctagtgcaagtgggagactgaaggaaatatgccctagaggcaataataaagttattatttatttccttatatcatgataaatgtttattattcatgcaagaattgtattaaccagaaacatggtatatgtgtgaatacatagacaaacagagtgtcactagtatgcctctacttgactagctcgttgatcaaagatggttatgtttcctagccatagacatgagttgtcatttgattaacgggatcacatcattaggagaatgatgtgattgacttgacccattccgttagcttagcacttgatcgtttagtatgttgctattgctttcttcatgacttatacatgttcctatgactctgagattatgcaactcccgtttaccggaggaacactttgtgtgctaccaaacgtcacaacgtaactgggtgattataaaggtgctctacaggtgtctccgaaggtacttgttgagttggcgtatttcgagattaggatttgtcactccgattgtcggagaggtatctctgggcccactcggtaatacacatcactataagccttgcaagcattgtaactaatgagttagttgcgggatgatgtattatggaacgagtaaagagacttgccggtaaggagattgaactaggtattgagataccgacgatcgaacctcgggcaagtaacataccgatgacaaagggaacaacgtatgttgttatgcggtttgaccgataaagatcttcgtagaatatgtaggagccaatatgagcatccaggttcgctattggttattgaccggagacgtgtctcggtcatgtctacatagttctcgaacccgtagggtccgcacgcttaagttcggtgacgatttgtattatgagtttatgttttcttatgtaccgaaggtagttcggagtcccggatgagatcggggacatgacgaggagtcccgaaatggtcgagacataaagatcgatatattggactactatattcggacatcggaaaggttccgagtgattcgggtatttttcggagtactagagagttatgggaattcgccggggagtatatgggccttattgggctttaggggaaagagagaggagaggctgcgcctcccccaaggcctagtccgaattggactagggggaggtgatgcgccccctccttccttctcttctctcttccctttccttgactcctactcctactacttggaaggggggaatcctactcccggtgagagtaggactcctccaaggcgcgccataggggccgaccctcccccctcctccactcctttatatacgtggccagggggcaccccatagacacaacaattgatcattgatctcttagccgtgtgcgatgcccccctccaccatattccacctcggtaatatcgtagcagtgcttaggcgaagccctgcgtcggtagcatcatcaacaccgtcatcacgccgtcgtgctgacggaactctcccgcaaagctctgctggatcggagttcgtgggacgtcatcgagctgaatgtgtgctgaactcggaggtgtcgtatgttcggtacttggatcggtcggatcgtgaagacgtatgactacatcaaccgcgttgtgctaacgcttccgctttcggtctacgagggtacgtggacaacactctcccctctcgttgctatgcatcaccatgatcttgcgtgtgcgtagtaaaattttgaaattactacgttccccaacacgtatcACATAGAGAAGTTTGACCCGGACAATCGCTTCAGTTCGACGTCGCTGCATGGTGCAGCTTTGTTATGCCCTTTTCATGTTCTGACAAAAGATGTTGTTTTTTCTGCAGATTTGTGGACATAAAGTTCAAAAATATAACAGAGAGAAGGAGCATGTATGCGTGTGTGTGGTGGTGAGGTCAAGGTTCAGAAAATgtgtgtggtgatggtgatgttcAGAATAACATGTGTGTGGTGGAGAAATTCACTAGCTTTCTTAATCGGGACACAAGTAATAGCTTATTTTGTGCAGACACAAGACAAAAAATGTATGTGTTTTTTGTAAGAGTAATAAATAAATGGTCAAGTATCGTTCCATGAAAGTTGATGCATATGAAAAAAGGAATTCAGAAGGTCGGGGGTGACGAACAGAGAAGTTCAGGCATCAGTGTTGAGGAAGGTCAGGACAAAGGTACTCAATAGGAGCAAAACAAGAGTGAAAACCAAATCATGGCAAAAGAAATTGCACAACAACATAAGACTAATAACAACCATCATTTAATGTTGCCACTCAAATCAAATTGAAAACCCCatatgtttacttgccacaaaatatGATATTACTAATCTGGATATTAGCAAATATTTTTGTtgtgcttttgtgtgcaaagaggcattattttcattcgagaacTTGCCTCCCTCTTTGCCTCTTGCTGGCGCTAACATTCTACaagagttcactgacgtctttgcACAAGACATaccaccaggattaccacctattctaGGGATTAACCATCAGTTTGACTTAAATCCCACTTCCTCGCTTCCCAAccatgcgccataccgtaccaatcaagaggagacgaaggagattcaacgtcaagtacaagagctactCGGCAAAgtttatatacgtgaatcccttagtccttgtgttgttcatgTTATATTAGTGCCAAAAAGATGGAACATGGAGTATGTGTGTTGATTTCAGAGCcataaataatattactattcgatATCGTCATCCTATTCTGAGGCTAGATGATATTATTAATGAATTAAGTAGCTCTATCATGTTCTCCAAATTTGATTTGCActgtggataccatcaaattcgtatgaaattgggtgataaatggaaaacaagatttaaaactaagtttggtttatatgagtggttagtcatgccttttgggtttaCTAATGCACCTagcactttcatgagattaatggatgaagttttatgtgctttcattggacgatttgtggtagtataTTTTGATGATACATTGATTTATAGCAAACCTTTGGAGGAGCATTTGGATCATTTACAtgttatttttattgctctacgtgatgcatgtttgtttggtaacgttgggaagtgcaccttttgcatggATAGAGTATCATTTCTTGGTTCTGTTGTCACCACACAGGGAATTGAATTTGATAAAGCCAAGACTGAACGATTGAGAGTTGGTCACAATCCAAAAAGGTCAAACAAgtaaggagttttcttggccttgctatttttatagccattttgtgagagatttcagcaccattgctacacctctcaatgagcttacaatgAAGGATGTGCCTCTTGTTTGGGgtgccgcacaggaagaagccttcatgataTTGAAAGACAAGTTAACAGATGCTCCTacaattggattaggaggtgtattattacaagatggtaaacctattgcatacttCATTAAAaagttgagtgggcctagtcttaactattctacttatgataaataattatatgctcATGTCCAGACTTTGGAAACTTGGAAGGATTATTTGTGGCCCAAAGAAATTGCTATACAttgtgatcatgaatctttgaaacatattaaaagtcgaGCAAAACTAAAACATAGACATGCTAAAGGCTGATGCTACAAATCATCCGGCTGATCTCTCTGCAAGAACAGCTGGGCCGACAGCCGTTAGATGGTCACATCCATGGCATTTAAGATCCCGTGAGTGGCTACTGCAGAAAAGGACCAAGGCAGCATGTGTGTTCCAAATTAATGACATCACATGCAGCGAAAGATGTCAAACGCTATTTGTCGTGATTGTCCATGTGTGACACGTGAGCATATAGAGGGTCCAGTAAAAAGTGATTGCTAATTCTCTCATGCTCTAGTGTGCCAGTAAAAAGTGATTGCTAATTCTCTCATGCTCTAGTGTGCTAGCATCACCGTAAAATGTTTGCAACATTTTTTGTATAATATGATGGCATTGTCTGTTGTGTTAGACTTCAAATGTTGTGTAAAACATAATACCTCTGTAAACTAGTATAGGACCTTTTAGAGCACTACTTGGGTTCTCCAAaaggtcttatattagtttacagagggtgTATATTTTAAGTTTATGCTATTCGTCGATCAGGTGATACGAGGATACTATGGCTCAACTGACCGATTCTAATTTCCAGGAGAAATCAGTCGGTTACTAGGACGTCAAATCCGTCGCTCGCCACCTGTTGGATTCAGTCAACACCATCGTGCAGGTCATCCCCTAATCTCATCATAGCTGCAACAGGAGCAACCGAAGCGCATCGCCGTGGGGAGCGGCACCGCCCGACTCGTAACAGGAGCCGCTACCCTTGCCGATAGGGCAACGATGCTCCATTGACGGCCGCCGGTGACGCTTCACTGCAGCACCAACATCGGCGTCGCGGTGCTCCATCGCAACACCCGACGCCTTTGGCGATGCTTCACTGCAGTGCCGACATAGGCGCGGCGGTGCTCCGTCGCAGCACCCGCCGACCGCTAGAGATGTTTCACTGTAGCGCGCCAACATTGGCATGACGATGCTCCATCGCAGCACCCAGATGGCCGCTGGTGATGTTTCACTATAGTGCCAGCAACGACACGACGATGCTCCATCGCAGCACCCTGGCGGCCGCCAACGATGTTTCACTACAATGCCAACACTGACCCGACAATGCTTCATCGCATCACCCCGCCGGCTCTAGGTGAAGCTTCACTACAGCGCCACCAACGCGCGGTGGTGCTCCATTGCAGCACTGATAGCCCCATCAAAGCTCCATTGCAGTACCCGATGGCCGTCGGCGAAGCTTCACTGcaacgccaccgtcgacgcacatggtgCTCCATCACAGTGCAACGGTGACTGGGTCCTTCGACGAGGCACACGGTGGTGACAGCGGATGCTACGACGCAATTGTTGCGGTGGAGATGCAGCAGACGGGTGGTCGTTGTCGTTCTCCCCGGTTCGTAGTAGCGGTTGGTGGGGTGGTCGGCATGATGAATGGAGATGGAAAGAGGAAACGGGAAAGGAGACAACCAAGCCCACTATGTGCTGTGTTGTGAACCGATCAGGTCCAAGGACGACCAAGGAGTATTTCCAATGTGAGCGCTACATGACTTATGTTGCAAACCCCAAGCGCAACATGTGAGATACTGCAACATGGGCCTAAAGGCAAGTTGTAATAGTCATAAAATGTTTGGATGGCTGAGGAGTGTTTGCAATGTGAGCGTAACAGAGGTCTTGTTCAAATATTTGAATGCAGCATGTGTCATATTGTAAACGATAGGTCACATTTCAGGTGACGCGGCCCAAATCAGATGGTTGTTGAGCACGAGATCCAATGGTTTTTAAGGCGGCTGATCCAATCCGCGCGTCAGTTGGTCGAGGTGTAGCACGCGTCATATTCTAAGCGTATATATATGAAACAAATACTAAATCATTGAAAAAAACAAATCCACTCAAAAAATATCAACATTTTTTGAACATAATAATTTCTCGCAGAAAACATGACAATTTTTTTTGACATAGCAAACATGAAAAAGTTAAGAATGGATTCTTATGTGTGACGTAGGTAGCAGAGGCTAGCATTGGCTGGTGGATAGTCTTCAAGCGAGAGCAACACTAGGCTGATGATGCAAAGCAGCAGCAGGAACACATAGAAAGCGCACACACAAAAATAGCGGGAGTTTGGAACCATAGCCCACGTAGCGGCACGTGGTTGGCTTGCAAAGCGACTTACGTTACGCGCAGCTTCAACCGGCTGATTACAAACAATTTcccatgctaaatgggttgaattcactaGGACTTTCCCATAATTAAACACAATAAgggtaaataaaatgttattgttgatgcattgtcttgtcgctatactatgctttcatagcttgacttcaaaatatttggtttggagaccatcaaagatcaatatgtgcatgatgctaagtttaaagatgtaatgcaacaTTGTAAACAAGGAAGACATGGAACAAATTCATCATTAATGATGggtttgtgtttcgtgctaacaagctatgcttagggttgttttaaAGAATATAttgaaaatgtgggaagaatacttgtatcatattgaattttcttataatcgttcactaCATTCTACCACTGAGATATGCCCTTTTGTAATTttttatggtttcctacctcgtgcacccattgattggTGCCTCTTTCATCTTCATAGAAGGATAATTGTGATGCTAAAAAACATGCAGAATTGAtatttaaaaatgcatgagttaactaaggaaaacattgagcatttGAATGCTAATTACAAACtagctggagataagggtagaaaacatgttgtctttgcagcTAAAGATCTTATTTGGTTACATTACGCAAAGATAAGTTTTCTGATTTGCGCAAGTCTAAGTTAATGtcacatgctgatggtccttttaaggtgttggagaaaataaatgacaaTGTATATAAATTTGAGTTGTGCAGATTTTGGTTTAGTCCCACATTTAACATACcaaatttgaagccttatttgggagaaGATGATGACGTTTCGTTGAGGAAGACTTCAATTCAAGAAGGGGAGGGTGATGGGGACATCcctaccattgttacacccatagcctcAATTTCTACACAAATTGGACCAGTTACTACCACTCGCGCACGTCAACTAAATTATCACATACTTCCATTTTCTCCGAaatattctaatgttcatgagagtaTTTTTTTGCGGGTGAAGTTCATGAgagtatgatgctgcctaaatcaGATATGTTTGTATTAATTAGGAAagaagggcctagcatggagaagaaggatgaacattgaagcatgatcaagcatggagaACAAGGCAGGCGCGTAGGGGATGCCAAGGGCATTCCGGGCGAAGATTCTACAACACTGAGGCTATCCTCATGATGCGAGGAggcatggacgaaatatacaaagaCCATACTTCCTATTTTCGCCCGTAGACATATATAGGCGTCGTGCCACCTCACTTTTGGGTTgtacccatgtaatttcgaaataccagatgatacgtccattttgcatcatgttttttcactgttatttataatgtttttggtTATTATTCCACTTTATGAtgcaattataatgccttttctctcttagtttgcaagatttacatggagagggaaattaccggcagctggaattctggacctaaaacaGCTACAACAGAAATAGCTATTCTGCGGAGCTCCAAATAACCTGAAACTTCCGCGAATTTTTTattaaatatataaaaaatactagagcaaagaACTAGCAAAGGGGGGCCACCAGTTgcccacaaggcaacagggcgccCACCCCAAGGGCATtccctgatgccttgtggggcccacggctggcctccggtgcccatcttctgctatatgagggcttttaccctagaaaaaaaaagaagaagactttcgggatgaagcaccgctgtctcgaggtggtatctgggcaggagcacttttgctctccggtggagcgccgccgaggaaacttccttccgggagggggaaatagAAGCCATCGACATTAGCAATGATCCTCTCATAATGGGAGGACCAATAtttatcaacatcttcaccagcaccatctcatctcaaaccctagttcatctcttgtatttaatatttgtcccaaaacctcatattggtacttgtgggttgctagtagtgttgattacatcttgtagttgatgctagttggtttatttggtggaatattaaatGTTCAGATCCTCAAGCATATTCCATAcacctctgattttgaacatgaatatgatttgtgagtagttacttttgttcttgaggacatgggagaagttttgttataagtaatcatgtgaagttggtattcgttcgatattttgatgatatgtatgttgttcttcctttaatggtgtcatgtgaatgtcaactacatgacacttcaccatactcgGGCCTAAGGGAAgacattggggagtaataagtaggtgatgggttgcgagtgtgacagaagcttaaaccctagtttatgtgttcttctataaggggctgatttggattcatatgtttcatgctatggttagatttatcttaatccatctttcgtagttgcggatgcttgtgagaggtgGTAATCATAAGAGGGTTGTTTGTTCAAGTATGAATAGCACCCTAGcatcggtctacccacatatcaaattatcaaagtaacgaacgcgaatcaactAAACACTATGAACGTGACCagacgacaattcccatgtgtcctcgagaacgctttgcttCATATAAGAGAACATTCTAGCTggtccttttctataaaaaggattgggttaccttgctgcactttgttactattgctacttgttacttgttacgaattaccttgctacaaaactatctgttaccgctaatttcaatacttgcagagaataccttgctgaaaattgcttatcatttctttctgttcctcgctgggttcgacactcttacttatcaaaaggactaaaaTTAATCCCCTATAATTATGGGTCATCACCAGACCACATGTTGTTTTATAGTCCGTGTTCGTAGGGAAAATGACTTAGGAAGGAATTTAGCCTCGACATGCCAAGTGTGTACAAAATTCCAGTGTGTCTCAGTATAAATACAACCCTTAGGCCATTGTTTTAGACTTGCGTTTTGTTTAGATAAAAGTTTGCTATAGCCACAACTTgagtacttcatttgtgtccaacgaccaggccGAGATGTTCACGAAACCGCAAACTTTattaataaagctttcatcttaattcgcaatatccagattgcaatcttagtacTTTCTTGTTCTTCATTTGCATGCAGGAATTAGACGTTTGTGGTCAAGTTGATCATGCTCCTCTATTGTTAGTAACCTCAGAAAGTTTGTTTGGTGATTGCTATAGCACGAAGtcttcacacgttcgtagtcggatcgtgaaaggaTACTCCACAAAAAGATATTTACccctcattgaaagatcgggataAGCCTGCTCTATCAAAATCTGTCTTTTCGCTGCAATGAACTTTACTTCTCTATCTTTTAGTTATGCCCCTTCAGATTGTAAATGTTAACCCACGGTCTGACAACGTTTGGCTCACTTCGAGAGGATATCAGGCATGTATGATGGCCTTCATGGAATGTAATGGGGCGGGTGGCCAACGTTTGTGGGTACCGGATCCTCTAACTCTAGTTTCATGAACAATGTTCATTTCAATTTTTGAAAAATTGAGTCAAATTTTCAAAAGATCTGTTTCAGCTTTTAACATACGAATTTCAATTTTCGAAAGACTCATTTTATTTGTTCAACAGTTCCATTTTAATTTCAAAAGGACTCTAACTTGCTTTCCCCCTTTTTTTACAAAAGAGCACTGTACCTTCCTGACTTGCCTCGTGCAAATTACAGGATCAGCTTCGTGTTGGTGTTCCATTTCAAAAAAGACAAAAGAATCTGATATACCCACCTACCAGTAATAATAATTCAAGAGGGTTTTACAGGTCTTTTTGTTGTGTGCCCAAGAAACTAAGGAAGTTCTTGACAAACTATCAGAGCTCGTTTCCACCCGCTCACCTCTAGGGTCCACAACTCGGAAGAATGAACAATCATTTACCGCACCAAGAACACTACACATGCCTGCCTGATATACCAGGCAATCACACACATATTTTTTCACATGAATTCTAGCCTGCTTCCAGGAGCTGAAGTAGCGGCGATGGATCTGACAGCACTTGCAAGGCCTGGACCAAAACTTGGAATGAGGATCACACGTTGGCGGGAATGAGCTCCAGTTGCTGCAGCGGCTCGAGGGAGGCGACGATGTCGCGCATGAGCGGCCGCGCCTTGGGATTGCTGCTGAGGCAGTGGTACGCGAGCATGGCCGCCTTCTGCACGGACCTGACGGGGTAGTCGTCAGAGCCGAGCCTTGCGTCTAGGATCCCCAACACCTTCTTCTTGTGCGTCAGCATCGGCAACGCCCAGTCCGCCAGCGTCTGCTCCCTCACCGGCCGCGACTTGTCCAGCGACTTGCGCCCAGTTACCAGCTCCAGCAGCACCACCCCGTAGCTGTATACGTCGCTCATCGCCGTCAGGTGCCCTGATCGCTCGCAGTCAAATCAATTTAGCCACCAGACCCATATGTATGATCTAGCTTAATTTGAGTTTGCAATCTCTTTGTTTTTGGCATGGCACCTGTCATGATGTACTCTGGGGCGGCATAGCCATAGGTGCCCATGATGCGGGTGGAGACGTGGGACATGTCGCCGATGGGGCCGTCCTTGGCGAGGCCGAAGTCGGAGAGCTTGGCGTTGAAGTCATGGTCGAGGAGGATGTTGGAGGTCTTGAAATCGCGGTAGATGACAGGCTTCTCGGCCTCATGGAGGAACGCCAGGCCCCTCGCCGCGCCCAACGCGATCTTCATCCTCGTCGCCCACGCCAGGGGCGCCATCACCCCTGAAATGAAAACCCCATGCATCGATCGCACCGGCTCCGGACACGCACCAAACCAAAACTGTGGAAAATGGAGGTGGTACGCCTACGTACGTGAGAAGAGGTGTGACTCCACGCTGCCGAGCGGCATGTACTCGTAGACCAGCATCCGGTGCTCGCCCTCACAACAGTAGCCCGCTAGCTTCACCAGGTTCGGGTGTGACAGGTGGCCCAAGAAGATCACCTCCGCCTACATAAACTCAACACAAAAAAGCATAGGAAGATAGATGCTTGTCAGGCCTACCACGCTTACAATTACTACATTT
This DNA window, taken from Triticum aestivum cultivar Chinese Spring chromosome 1D, IWGSC CS RefSeq v2.1, whole genome shotgun sequence, encodes the following:
- the LOC123158305 gene encoding probable serine/threonine-protein kinase PBL16, which encodes MGNCWFRGSSYINRVSTAKSETPKIQSPSERDRSDESRLPSNAREVEAMRLDSAARNPLTAFSFEELRKVTNGFRQDSLIGGGGFGRVYKGAVGTDGPGDEPLLVAVKVHDGDNSFQGHREWLAEVIFLGHLSHPNLVKLAGYCCEGEHRMLVYEYMPLGSVESHLFSRVMAPLAWATRMKIALGAARGLAFLHEAEKPVIYRDFKTSNILLDHDFNAKLSDFGLAKDGPIGDMSHVSTRIMGTYGYAAPEYIMTGHLTAMSDVYSYGVVLLELVTGRKSLDKSRPVREQTLADWALPMLTHKKKVLGILDARLGSDDYPVRSVQKAAMLAYHCLSSNPKARPLMRDIVASLEPLQQLELIPANV